Below is a window of bacterium DNA.
TTCCACAATCAATTTCTACCTATTTCTATAAATTTCAATCTATTTCTATTATCTTATCTCCATATCACTCTTATCTCCTTATCCCCTTTCTTACACTTTTGATATATAGCCTGAACGGTTACAGATTAATAAACAACGAAAGACCCAAAATGCACAAAAAAAGGAAATTTCTGTTTCTGGTGAATAGATTTTAATTTTTTCTCTGCGTCTCTGCGTCTCTGCGGTAAAGGACTACCTGAACGGTTACATTATCGAGAATAAGGGAGTGAAATAAAGGAAGCAGGATTGACGGGATAACCATTTTTGCAGATTTCAAAATGGAGATGAGAACCTTCACTTCTTCCTGTGCTTCCAACTAATGCAATCACTTCTCCCTGTCGGACATACATCCCCTTAGAAACCAGATTTTTTGAGTTATGGGCATATTTTGTGACATAGCCACCTGAATGTTTGATTATCACGATATTTCCATAACCCGTTATCCAACCACTATTAATTACCTCACCACTCTTAGCCGCCATAATTGGTGTGCCCTGATAACTGCCAATGTCAACACCTGTATGAAATCGTATCTGCCCATTAAACGGGTCACGACGGTATCCATAGCCACTTGAAAACCAACCACCCTTAATTGGTCGAATAAATCCCATTCCACCAACAATATATTCTTTTGTTGCTGGTAATAATTTTGCGCCCGGGATAAATATCTCTTTTCCTGCCATAAGGTCTTTAGGTTTCGAAATATCGTTAGCATCAAGAATCTTTTCCGTGCTTATTTTATAAGTAGTTGAGATATTACTTATCGTTTCTCCTTTCCCAACCTTATGAAATACGCCGTCTTGATTAGGAAGTCGTAGTTTTTGCCCCGCTCGCAGTGATGCTATTCCTTTAATATTCCGATTGGCACTCACAATTGTATCTATCTTTAGTCCTTGTTTGTGTGCTATTTCTGACAGGGTATCCCCCGGACGCACTGTATAAAGCATAGTTTCAAAAGAAGGTTCTTCAACTTCTATGCCACCTATGCCTGCTTTATTATAATCCTTAACTTTACAAATTTGATAGGAGACTTGAGGAATGAATGTTGTCAAAAGTAAATCACTTTCTATTTTTAGGCTGGATTGAGTATTGGCTAATATTTGATTTTTATAGAGTGAAGGTAAAAAAGTAATTAATAGTGCAATAAAAATTAATACACTCCTCTCTATATGTTTCCCCTCCCTCCTTTTTCTATTTTTCCTTTTTGCTTCCATAATAAACATTGTTCATCTTTTTCCTTTTTTTTA
It encodes the following:
- a CDS encoding M23 family metallopeptidase; translated protein: MFIMEAKRKNRKRREGKHIERSVLIFIALLITFLPSLYKNQILANTQSSLKIESDLLLTTFIPQVSYQICKVKDYNKAGIGGIEVEEPSFETMLYTVRPGDTLSEIAHKQGLKIDTIVSANRNIKGIASLRAGQKLRLPNQDGVFHKVGKGETISNISTTYKISTEKILDANDISKPKDLMAGKEIFIPGAKLLPATKEYIVGGMGFIRPIKGGWFSSGYGYRRDPFNGQIRFHTGVDIGSYQGTPIMAAKSGEVINSGWITGYGNIVIIKHSGGYVTKYAHNSKNLVSKGMYVRQGEVIALVGSTGRSEGSHLHFEICKNGYPVNPASFISLPYSR